ACTACTCTTGTCTCTATCCCTGCATTAAGTTCCCACATGTCTTAACTAATAATGCAACAGACAGGTTCCAGTTGTCCGTAACCCCAGCCAGCTGGGAGGTGTGGAGGCCTGGGTTTGAAGAGTGGTTGGGCTTCCAGCCTGTCTGGGTGCTAAGATATCCTGCACCCTCAGGTGACACCCCTGCGCTTTGGGAAGGACGTTGATGGGAAATGCCACAGCCTCACAGCCTCCTATGTGCGGGCGCAGTACCAGCATGACACCAGCCTGCCCCACTGCCGCTTCTATGAGGTGCCtagagggcagggctgagggagggaggcagggcggTGACACCCGGGGCAGCCTCTCTGACCCCTGGCACTCTTGTCCCAGGAATTTGACACCCATGGGCGTGAGGTGCCCCTCCCTCCTGGCATCTACAACCTGGATGACCTGAAGGCGCTGGGGCGACACCACGGCTGGTGCCCGTACTTCCTTGCCCGATATTCAGTGAGAACGGTGGGGCAGGCAGAGGGGGGAGCGTGAGGGTTTGGGCTGCCTGCCCGTCTCCTGTCTGCCCATGTCTGTCTGTTGCTTGCTGTGAGTCAGCCTGCCTGTGTCTCCCTGTTGGTGGGTGGCTGTGTCTGTTAGTCTGTCTCTGTCCATCTGCTCGTATTTGTGCCTGGCATAATCAGGCAGGTCCCAGTCATGCAGAGCCATGTCCTCAATGCCTGTAGCCCCGGGTCACTATTACCAGCGTCAGGAGTGAGTGAGCTGGGCCAGGTACGTGGGGCCCTGGCCATGTCTGCCTCTGCCAGCTTGTGCAGGAGTGACGGGGCAGTGTGGCCGGGGGAAGGGGTAGGGGTCGCGGTGACAGGGCCCTGGTAACCCTGCTTCCCGCCCCTGCAGATCCTGCATGCTAACGTGGTGGTTTATAGCTACCACTACCTCCTGGACCCCAAGATTGCAGACCTGGTGTCCAAGGAACTGGCCCGCAAGGCCGTCGTGGTCTTCGATGAGGCCCACAACATTGGTGAGGGGGGCGCCAGGGGCCAAAGGGACGCCAGCCCCTCTGACAGGCCCCTGCGGACCTGCCTGAGCCGACGCTGTTCCCCCTTCTCCAGACAATGTCTGCATCGACTCCATGAGCGTCAACCTCACCCGCCGGACCCTTGACCGATGCCAGGGCAACCTGGAGACTCTGCAGAAGACGGTGCTCAGGTGGGGCCGGGGATGGCTGGGACCCTGTCCTCTGTCTTACTTGTCCCCAGGGTTGCCAGCCAAGTCCCAGCCCCAGCTCATCTTCCCGCAGGATCAAAGAGACAGATGAGCAGCGCCTGCGGGATGAGTACCGGCGCCTGGTGGAGGGGCTGCGGGAGGCCAGCGCCGCCCGGGAGACGGACGCCCACCTGGCCAACCCTGTGCTGCCCGATGAGGTGCTGCAGGGTGAGCCCCCACTTCCCGCTGCCCTCCAGTCCCTTTCCCGCCTCCCCCGTGGCGGCTGACTGCGTCTCCTCATCTCCTCGCAGAGGCGGTGCCAGGCTCCATCCGCACAGCTGAGCACTTCCTGGGCTTCCTGCGGCGGCTGCTGGAGTACGTGAAGTGGCGGCTGCGCGTGCAGCACGTGGTGCAGGAGAGCCCACCAGCCTTTCTGAGCGGCCTGGCCCAGCGCGTGTGCATCCAGCGCAAGCCCCTCAGGTGCGGCCGCAGACAGCGGGGGTGTGGGCGTTCGGGCAGGTCCCAGTTATGCAGAGCCACGTCCTCCGTGCCTGTAGCCCCGGGTCACTATTACCAGCGTCAGGAGTGAGTGAGCTGGGCCAGGCACATGGGGCCCTGGCCGGTCTAACTGGGCAGGTCCAGGAGCAAGGTTGGTGCTGGTCCTGCGTCCCTGCATTGGGCCGGGGCCTGGCTGGCAACACCTGGCTGGAGTGGAAAATCTACCCCACCCAAGAGAGAGTAGTGGGGGCATCATTTCCAGAGGGGCAGGCTGGGGGAGGAACCaaggagggtgggaggtgggagcgCTGAGCTAGGCCCGCCGCAGCGGCAGGGAGGGAGTGTGTTGGGAACGCTGAGAACCAGCTGTTCAGGGCCTGGGCAGAGGCTCCTGCTGGGAGCTGAAACCAGAACCTGCGCCTGCCTCCCGGACCGGGAGCTGGGGGAGGCGGCCCCGGAGAATGTCTCTTCCTACCAGTGCTTCTAATCTTCCAAGCTGAGGGCAGGGCGTCCTCATGGAGCTGTCTGGGCCCATTCTGGGGAGTCAGTCTCTCGAGGCACAGGGCAGGCAGAGAATGACCAAGGGATAGGACAGGGCTTCTTTGGGTAAGTCATGGGTCTTCTCTGAGCTgcagtttcctcctttgtaaaatggcCAAGGAGTCGGATCTTGACTTCACAGGCTTCTGTGGTGGTGAATGAGAGGGCAGCCAGGCCAACCACctgccccacccccccacccccagcactgaGGAGGAGCTAAGCCCCTCATGTTCCTTAACTCAATAGCAGCCCCAGTACGGAACCCCCTGCCTGCTGCAAATGAGGACACTGGGGCTCCCAGAGGGGAAGCTTTTGCCCAGAGCCACGCTGCACTGTGCCTGGTAGTTGTGGCTTGAAGCCAGGCCTGTGGGCTCCAAAGGCCCTGGCCGCCCTGCCTCGGCGGGGGAGGCCGCCATCCGGGTGGCTTTGCCCATCTCCCCCAGGATTGGAGACTTGGGAGGGCAAAGAGGGGATCTCAGTCACTCAACAGACATTCCCAAGTGCCTGCTCTATGCCGGCGACACAGCCATAGAGCAGGCGCGTGGGGAATATCTGTTGAGTGACTGAGATCCCTGTGGCTCAGTGGAGGGGACAGACTCATCCCCAGCTAGTGACCAGCCAGGCTGGAAGGGCTGAAGTGCGGGAGGCTGGTTTGCAGGTGTGACTgcctgcctggcttcaaagccaGCTGCTCCATGACACGTCCCTGAGGCCGAGAGCCTCAGCTTGTGTGCGGTAGGGTTGAGCGCCGTGCACGTGCCCGAGTGTGTGGGTGCAGTGTTCGTGGGGCTCTGCGGGATGTGAGTGATGGCTGCATTCCTCTGTGAGCCCATGGGCTTCCCACACTGTGTGTCACCACAGGTGCATGAGAGGCGGTGGGAGAGGTTCCGGGTGTGAGTGTGTGGCCGTGTGGCCGTACAGGATTAAAGCCATGACTTCGGGTTCTGGGTGTGATTGTGAGTCTCTTGATAAGAACCTGCTTAGGCAGTTGTGCCAGCATGTTTGACAAGTGACCAAATGACTCTGGGGTGTCTGATTATTGCTCTCTGTGCCCTCGTGAGGCAGTGGCTGTGTGACATGCAGGTGTACAGCGTGGGGATGCCAGTTTCCAACACAGGCCTGGTGTCCGGACTTACCGAGTGCCCATTGCCTGGGGAGACAGGCACGTGACCGTGTGCGGTGATGGCGGAGGCAGGGCTGCTGGACCTGTTGGTGGTTTCCATCTGCCCCCTGACCCCGTCTCTCCTTCCCACCAGATTCTGTGCTGAACGCCTCCGCTCCCTGCTGCACACGCTGGAGATCACCGACCTGGCCGACTTCTCCCCGCTCACCCTCCTTGCTAACTTTGCCACCCTCGTCAGCACCTACGCCAAGGGTAAGCTCACCTCTTTCTGTCCCCGTTGGGCCTCCTAGTGGCTGGAACCGGGATCCCAGCAGAGTCTAGAGGGTTGTTGGCAGGAACTTGGACATGCAGGGCTTTGTGGGGCTTGGCTGGGGAATGTGAACTCTATTTTGAAGGCAGTGGGAGCCATAGATAGTTCTTGAGTAAGCCTTGTGCTCAGATTTATATTTTCACAGACTTCCTTGGGCTGCAGAGTGAGGATGGGGCGAGAGAAGTTCTCTGGGGCCAGCTCACACTAGAGGGCACGGTAATGAGTTGGTCATTGTGTTCCtgagggcactggggagccatAGCAGGTTCTAGCAAGCAAGGCACCAGGTcagatctgtgatttttttttttttttttttttttttttttaacagagtctcactctgtagtccaagttggatgcagtggtgcgatctcagctcactgcagccttcgcctctgggactcaagcaattctgctgtttcagtttcccatgtagctgggactagaggttcgcaccaccacacccaattaattttttttgtatttttaggagatacagggtttcacctgagctcaggcgatccacccactttggcttcccaaagtgtggtgattagaggtatgagccactgcacctggcccagatttGTGCTTTAGAAAGATTTCTTCTGGGGGCCAGGTtcgtggcccatgcctgtaatcccagcactttgggaggctgaggctggtggatcacctgaggacaggagttcgagaccagtctgaccaatatggtgaaaccctgtctccactaaaaatacaaaaattgtctgggcatggtggcatgcacctgtagtcccaactgtttgggaggctgagacagaattacttgaacctgggacgtggaggttacagtgaccaagatcacaccactgcactccagcctggggacagaacaagactctgtctcaaaaaaaaaaaaaaaaaaaaaagatttcttccaGGGACTAGAGGCAGGAGACTGGGTGGTGGTCAGAGGCCTGAGCAGGGGAGGAGGGGCCGTGGCCAGGGTGTGAccatggggaggggagagagatggGTGTGGTTtggagagagaggtgggaggtaGGAGCTGGGATATGGGGAGCATGGTTCCCGGGTGTGGGACCTGGGACAAGAGGCGTTGAAGCTGATTTTCAGATTTCCAGGTTGCAGGAGAGGGGCTTGGTTCTAGAGGCTTTATGGGCAGTGTTCCCTCCCCGCCCTCTGCATGAAGTTGACCAGGGGCTCAGTCTGCCTCCTAGGGGCTTCTCCTCTACCCAGGACACTGGGTTGGGGCTAATGTCCTACGTCGGGGTCTGGCAGGAGGATGGAGACCTGGGCCTGCCCTGGGGCTGGTTAGGAGCGAAGCCTGCTGGCTGCTGCCTCTACCTCTGTCCTGCCCCATCTTCCATCCCTGCCTTTGTCGTTCTCTACCCCCTATTTCCCATCTGCCAACACCTCACGTTCTTCGACCTGGAGCAtccttcctcatcttcctcatcCCCCAACCACCTCCCCCCCATCCTTAGGTTCTCAACTCTGTAGAGATGTCTCCTCcaccaggaagccttctctgaccctCAGGCTGAGTCAGGCCCCTCCTCTAGGCACCTCTATCCCAGCGTTGCCCACTCAGTCATCACCATCTGGGGACAAGCCAGCCTCCTCCTGGATTTTGAGCCCATGCGAGCAGAGGCAAGGTTGGCTTGGTcacctctgtgtccccagcacagaggacttggattttttttcactgtgtGAAACTTAATATATAAGTtagttaattcatttatttcttcaacaaACGGGCCAGGCTCAGCACTGTGGAAGCAGCAGGAACCAAAAAAATCTCATTCCTACCCCTCTGGAACTTGTATTTCAGAGAGGAAAACCAATAGCAAAGATGCAGTAAAATAAACGAGGAAATAATTCCAGAAAGTGACAGTtatcatggaaaaaaaataaagttgtgttGGAATATGTCTGCGTAGAAAAGGTGGCTGAGGAGGGCCTCACTGAGGGGCTGACTTTTGAGCAGTCTCAGATGACCAAGTGGGGTCACTTGGGAGTTTTCCAGGCCACATGGGACCAGCAAGCGTAAAGGCCCTGGGGGCACTGAGCCTGTGGTTTTTTTGAAGGTCAGACATGAGGCCACTGAAGGCATGTGGGGGCCATGGGAGGCTtcttggggtggggaggtgacatGGCCGGACTCAGGATTCCATAGGATCCCTTCTGGCTGCCATGAAGTGagcagggcatgatggttcaGGCAGGAGGTGATGGTGGCTGGCCCCGGGCAGGGCTGGAAGCAGTGGTTGGATTGCGGTGGGTTTTGGAGGCAGAGCTGATGGCTTAGGTAGAAAGGTTACGggaggccagtcacagtggctcatgcctgtaatcccagcactttgggagcctgaggcaggggtataactggaggtcaggagtttgagaccagcctggccaacatggtggaaccccatttctaataaaaatataaaaattagctgggtgtgatggtgcatacctgtaatgcATTACTTGAGAGGTCagagtaggagaatcacttgaaccctggaaggcagaggttgcagtgagctgaaatcagcccactgcactgcagcctggatgataaagtgatctcaaaaataataaataaacaaacaagaactggtcttggaggccgggcgcggtggctcaagcctgtaatcccagcactttgggaggccgaggcgggtggatcacaaggtcaagagatcgagaccatcccggtcaacatggcgaaaccctgtctctactaaaaatacaaaaaattagctgggcatggtggcgcgtgcctgtaatcccagctactcaggaggctgaggcaggagaattgcctgaacccaggaggcggaggttgcggtgagccgagatcgtgccgttgcactccggcctgggtaacaagagtgaaactccgtctcaaaaaaaaaaaaaaaaaaaaggccgggcgcagtggctcaagcttgtaatcccagcactttgggaggccgaggcgggtggatcacaaggtcgagagatcgagaccatcctggtcaacatggtgaaaccccgtctctactaaaaatacaaaaaattagctgggcatggtggcacgtgcctgtaatcccagctactcgggaggctgaggcaggagaattgcctgaacccaggaggcggaggttgcggtgagccgagatcgtgccattgcactccagcctgggtaacaagagcgaaactccgtctcaaaaaaaaaaaaaaaaaaaaaaaaagaactggtctTGGAAGAAGGCATGAGGCACTGGCTCCTGGCTTTGGTGTGAGTGCTGGGTGGCCCCTTCGGTGCTGGGAGAGTGAGCAGTGGGTGGGGCTGTGGCATGGTCTACTTGGGATCCTTTGTGAAAGTCTGCACAGATGTGGGCCCTGTGGACGGGCTGACAGGCTGGGGTGTATTTTGGACTCGGATGCCCGGGTTTGGGGCTTAAGCAGCTGATGTTTGGTCCCAATCACTCCTGGGCAGTGCTAGGTGGGGATTGGGGTGAAGCAGGGGAGCAGGAGAGGGAACAACTGAGTGAGCACAGCTGTGGCTGCAGTGGGGGGGAGTCACCCGCCCTTGCCCGCCCTCTGCAGGATTCACCATCATCATCGAGCCCTTTGACGACAGAACCCCGACCATTGCCAACCCCATCCTGCACTTCAGGTGGGACCCTACCTGGTGGGGGTGTGAAGGACCTGTGGGTGGGGGGCCCAGCCCACCCGGCCCTCACCGCCCTCATCTCTCTCCAGCTGCATGGACGCCTCGCTCGCCATCAAACCCGTGTTCGAGCGCTTCCAGTCTGTCATCATCACGTCTGGGGTGAGGACCCTTCCCCTGTCCCCTCCCAGTCCCTGGCCTTTCTCCATGGGTCTCCTGGTCCCTGCCCAGTCCTGCTGAGATTCCTCCCACTGTCCCCACTACAGACGCTGTCCCCGTTGGACATCTACCCCAAGATCCTGGATTTCCACCCTGTCACCATGGCAACCTTCACCATGACGCTGGCCCGGGTCTGCCTCTGCCCTATGGTGagtgggagaggctgaggctggggccagGAGAGGAGATGGGAGCCAGG
This genomic interval from Saimiri boliviensis isolate mSaiBol1 chromosome 14, mSaiBol1.pri, whole genome shotgun sequence contains the following:
- the ERCC2 gene encoding general transcription and DNA repair factor IIH helicase subunit XPD isoform X2, which encodes MRELKRTLDAKGHGVLEMPSGTGKTVSLLALIMAYQRAYPLEVTKLIYCSRTVPEIEKVIEELRKLLNFYEKQEGEKLPFLGLALSSRKNLCIHPEVTPLRFGKDVDGKCHSLTASYVRAQYQHDTSLPHCRFYEEFDTHGREVPLPPGIYNLDDLKALGRHHGWCPYFLARYSILHANVVVYSYHYLLDPKIADLVSKELARKAVVVFDEAHNIDNVCIDSMSVNLTRRTLDRCQGNLETLQKTVLRIKETDEQRLRDEYRRLVEGLREASAARETDAHLANPVLPDEVLQEAVPGSIRTAEHFLGFLRRLLEYVKWRLRVQHVVQESPPAFLSGLAQRVCIQRKPLRFCAERLRSLLHTLEITDLADFSPLTLLANFATLVSTYAKGFTIIIEPFDDRTPTIANPILHFSCMDASLAIKPVFERFQSVIITSGTLSPLDIYPKILDFHPVTMATFTMTLARVCLCPMIIGRGNDQVAISSKFETREDIAVIRNYGNLLLEMSAVVPDGIVAFFTSYQYMESTVASWYEQGILENIQRNKLLFIETQDGAETSVALEKYQEACENGRGAILLSVARGKVSEGIDFVHHYGRAVIMFGVPYVYTQSRILKARLEYLRDQFQIRENDFLTFDAMRHAAQCVGRAIRGKTDYGLMVFADKRFARADKRGKLPRWIQEHLTDANLNLTVDEGVQVAKYFLRQMAQPFHREDQLGLSLLSLEQLQSQETLQRIEQIAQQL